In Haloimpatiens massiliensis, the following are encoded in one genomic region:
- a CDS encoding helix-turn-helix domain-containing protein gives MTISEQIKVLCVRSNISVAELARRLGKSPQNLNSKMKRESFTISELEQIAEVVEAKFERNFILTNGEKV, from the coding sequence ATGACTATCTCAGAACAAATTAAAGTACTTTGTGTTAGGAGCAATATAAGTGTGGCAGAATTAGCCAGGAGATTGGGAAAGTCTCCTCAAAATCTTAATTCAAAGATGAAGCGAGAAAGTTTTACGATATCAGAATTAGAACAGATTGCAGAAGTTGTAGAAGCAAAATTCGAAAGAAATTTTATATTAACAAATGGTGAAAAAGTATAG